In Acaryochloris marina S15, a single genomic region encodes these proteins:
- the aspS gene encoding aspartate--tRNA ligase, giving the protein MRTHYCSELRNDHVGERVTLCGWVDRRRDHGGVIFLDVRDRTGLIQIVSDPERTPAAYPQADALRNEYVVRIHGEVSRRPDDSLNPRLPTGDVEIYADQIELLNAVHQQLPFQVSTADVESVKEELRLKYRYLDLRRDRMHQNIMMRHRLIQSIRRYLEDQQGFVDIETPVLTRSTPEGARDYLVPSRANPGEWFALPQSPQIFKQLLMVSGFDRYYQIARCFRDEDLRADRQPEFTQLDMEMSFMSQAEIIQLNEDLMRHVFKAIKDVDLPKTFPQMTYAEAMERYGTDRPDTRFDLELVNVSDLLKDSGFKVFSGAIKKGGQVKVLPIPDGNANISNVRIKPGGDLFSEACAGGAKGLAYIRVKEDGAIETIGAIKDNLSPEQTAELLERTGAKAGHLLLFGAGPTEIVNASLSRVRLALGAEMKLIDPDQIDLLWITEFPMFEWNAGEKRLEALHHPFTAPYPEDEADLKTARAQAYDLVYNGLEIGGGSLRIYQADLQRRVFDAIGLSEEEAQDKFGFLLNAFNFGAPPHGGIAYGIDRLAMLLSGEESIRDTIAFPKTQQARCLLTQAPSGVDQRQLKELQIKSTAEPKK; this is encoded by the coding sequence ATGCGAACCCACTATTGCAGTGAATTACGAAATGATCATGTGGGTGAACGGGTTACCCTCTGTGGTTGGGTAGACCGCCGTCGCGATCATGGGGGCGTGATTTTTTTGGATGTGCGTGATCGCACCGGTCTGATCCAAATTGTCAGTGACCCAGAACGAACCCCTGCAGCCTATCCCCAAGCCGATGCCCTCCGAAATGAGTATGTGGTTCGGATTCACGGTGAGGTGAGTCGTCGTCCGGATGATTCCCTCAATCCTCGCCTTCCCACGGGAGACGTTGAGATCTATGCTGATCAAATTGAGCTGCTGAATGCGGTGCATCAACAGTTGCCGTTTCAGGTCTCGACTGCCGATGTGGAATCTGTAAAAGAGGAGCTGCGACTCAAGTATCGGTATTTGGATTTGCGACGCGATCGCATGCATCAAAACATCATGATGCGGCATCGCTTAATTCAATCCATTCGTCGCTACTTAGAAGATCAGCAAGGCTTTGTTGATATTGAAACTCCCGTCTTAACTCGCTCCACTCCTGAAGGTGCACGCGACTATTTGGTGCCCAGTCGGGCCAATCCAGGAGAATGGTTTGCCCTGCCTCAGTCGCCCCAGATTTTTAAGCAACTGCTGATGGTGTCTGGATTCGACCGCTATTACCAAATCGCCCGCTGTTTCCGGGATGAAGACTTACGAGCCGATCGGCAGCCGGAATTTACCCAGCTGGATATGGAAATGAGCTTTATGTCTCAAGCGGAAATTATCCAGCTCAACGAAGACTTAATGCGGCATGTCTTCAAAGCGATCAAGGATGTTGACTTGCCCAAGACCTTCCCACAAATGACCTATGCCGAGGCAATGGAACGGTACGGCACGGATCGTCCAGATACTCGATTTGACCTGGAATTGGTCAATGTCTCTGACTTGCTCAAAGACTCAGGATTTAAGGTGTTTTCAGGGGCGATTAAAAAGGGTGGACAAGTCAAAGTCCTGCCTATCCCCGATGGTAATGCCAATATTTCCAACGTTCGCATCAAACCCGGTGGTGACTTATTCTCGGAGGCCTGTGCGGGGGGTGCCAAAGGTTTGGCCTATATCCGGGTCAAAGAAGATGGGGCCATTGAAACAATTGGGGCGATTAAAGATAATCTATCGCCAGAGCAAACGGCAGAATTATTAGAGCGCACGGGGGCCAAAGCGGGCCACTTACTTTTATTTGGCGCCGGTCCAACGGAGATCGTCAATGCTTCTCTATCTCGGGTACGCCTGGCGTTGGGAGCGGAAATGAAGTTGATTGATCCGGACCAAATCGATTTATTGTGGATTACTGAGTTCCCCATGTTTGAATGGAACGCTGGTGAAAAACGTCTGGAAGCTCTCCACCACCCTTTTACGGCTCCTTATCCTGAAGATGAAGCCGATCTCAAAACGGCTCGCGCCCAGGCCTATGACTTGGTTTACAACGGTTTGGAAATTGGCGGGGGGAGTCTGAGGATTTATCAAGCAGATTTGCAACGGCGTGTGTTTGACGCCATTGGCTTATCAGAGGAAGAAGCTCAGGATAAATTTGGATTCTTGCTCAATGCCTTTAACTTTGGTGCCCCGCCTCATGGCGGGATTGCCTATGGTATTGATCGCTTGGCGATGCTGCTCAGTGGTGAAGAGTCAATTCGTGACACGATTGCTTTCCCTAAAACCCAACAGGCTCGATGCCTATTGACTCAAGCACCGTCAGGTGTGGATCAGAGGCAGCTTAAAGAATTGCAGATCAAATCCACGGCTGAGCCTAAAAAGTAG
- a CDS encoding DUF1361 domain-containing protein, giving the protein MERILGEYLGEFNGYSGWIVWNLFLAFIPMTLSFWLFRWPHQSRTLVWWIALVSFIAFLPNAPYLLTDIIHLVGAARSTDSIWIVTLFFIPLHTFAILAGFEAYVISLINQGHYLQKQGAGQFATWAEILVHILCAIGIYLGRFIRFNSWDLITNPKNVLLVSMNELTSKFPFVVVLITVLVLILFYWIMKQITLGLVLRFQHVRKASQGLVSDQDLY; this is encoded by the coding sequence ATGGAACGCATTCTAGGCGAATATTTAGGAGAATTTAACGGATATAGCGGTTGGATTGTCTGGAATCTCTTTCTGGCCTTTATTCCCATGACGTTGAGCTTTTGGCTGTTTCGGTGGCCCCATCAATCGCGAACCCTGGTTTGGTGGATTGCGTTAGTCTCATTTATTGCCTTTTTACCGAATGCGCCCTATCTCCTGACAGACATTATTCACTTAGTGGGTGCGGCTCGAAGCACAGATTCCATCTGGATTGTCACCTTATTTTTTATTCCGCTCCATACGTTTGCAATTTTGGCGGGGTTTGAAGCTTATGTGATCTCTTTGATTAATCAGGGACATTACCTCCAAAAACAGGGAGCAGGCCAGTTTGCGACGTGGGCGGAGATCCTGGTGCATATTCTCTGTGCGATTGGTATTTATCTGGGGCGGTTTATCCGCTTTAATAGCTGGGATCTGATCACCAATCCCAAAAATGTCCTGCTGGTCAGTATGAATGAACTAACGTCAAAGTTCCCTTTTGTCGTTGTTTTGATTACTGTGTTGGTGCTGATTCTGTTCTATTGGATTATGAAGCAAATTACCTTGGGCCTGGTGCTGAGGTTTCAGCATGTCCGCAAGGCTAGCCAAGGTCTAGTTTCTGATCAAGATCTGTACTGA
- the tsaB gene encoding tRNA (adenosine(37)-N6)-threonylcarbamoyltransferase complex dimerization subunit type 1 TsaB yields MYALGLDTTSSALTLGISNFDQINRYQTWDLGRDISIYLHQYLEAFLAPLSWSELEWLVVAQGPGSFTGTRIGVVTARTLAQQLHIPLYGISTLTAQAYAYACSLSKVNEGELIAVEYPGQRGSVYGSLFTWNASNQTLSTYKPLQYIDLEGWQQLLSTEEIHHHLSPDTVEPKGICQAMIALAHQQWQAGQQPTWQDILPYYGSLAASPPSC; encoded by the coding sequence ATGTATGCTCTTGGCCTCGATACGACTAGCTCAGCCCTAACTTTAGGGATCTCCAACTTTGACCAAATCAACCGTTACCAAACCTGGGATTTAGGCCGAGATATCTCTATCTACCTTCATCAATATTTAGAGGCCTTTCTAGCGCCCCTCTCCTGGTCTGAGTTGGAATGGCTGGTGGTTGCTCAAGGCCCAGGTAGCTTTACCGGCACCCGCATTGGCGTGGTGACGGCCCGCACCTTAGCCCAACAATTACACATTCCGCTTTACGGGATTTCCACTCTCACGGCTCAAGCTTATGCCTATGCTTGTAGCTTATCAAAGGTAAATGAGGGGGAGCTGATAGCGGTGGAATATCCGGGCCAGCGTGGATCCGTCTATGGCAGCCTGTTTACTTGGAATGCATCCAATCAGACTTTATCAACCTATAAACCGCTCCAGTACATCGATCTAGAAGGATGGCAACAACTCTTATCCACCGAAGAGATTCACCACCACCTTTCCCCTGACACTGTAGAGCCAAAGGGCATTTGCCAAGCCATGATTGCCTTAGCCCATCAACAATGGCAGGCTGGGCAGCAACCCACCTGGCAAGACATTCTGCCCTACTATGGCTCCCTAGCCGCAAGTCCACCTTCATGCTAG
- a CDS encoding twin-arginine translocase TatA/TatE family subunit, protein MFGLGWLEVGLIALAAVILFGPKKLPELGASLGKSLRGFKDELQGDSEEDPTED, encoded by the coding sequence ATGTTTGGTCTAGGTTGGTTAGAAGTCGGACTCATTGCTTTAGCGGCAGTCATCCTGTTTGGTCCCAAGAAGTTGCCTGAACTGGGAGCATCCTTAGGCAAGTCCCTGAGGGGTTTTAAAGACGAATTACAGGGCGACTCAGAAGAAGATCCCACCGAAGACTAG
- the psb27 gene encoding photosystem II protein Psb27, with translation MKRFVSRLLSLMLVASMFLTGCSLLSPETLLSGDYQQDTIYVIDNLSSAITLPDDDPNKADNQADAGALISEYVSRYRRKPQLAGSASFMTMATALNGLAGHYNSYPNRPLPQKLKDRLEQEFKQAKIALKRESAA, from the coding sequence ATGAAGCGCTTTGTCTCCCGTCTACTCAGCTTAATGCTTGTAGCCTCGATGTTCTTAACTGGTTGCTCGCTTCTCTCTCCGGAGACCCTCCTATCGGGTGACTACCAGCAAGACACCATCTACGTGATTGATAACCTCAGTAGTGCGATTACCTTGCCTGATGATGATCCCAATAAAGCAGACAACCAAGCAGACGCAGGCGCTCTCATCAGTGAATATGTGTCTCGATATCGTCGTAAGCCCCAGTTAGCAGGGTCTGCGTCCTTTATGACGATGGCAACGGCATTGAACGGTTTAGCTGGACACTACAACTCCTATCCCAACCGTCCTTTACCTCAGAAACTAAAGGATCGTTTGGAGCAAGAGTTTAAACAAGCTAAGATTGCCCTCAAACGTGAATCCGCTGCTTAA
- the cbiD gene encoding cobalt-precorrin-5B (C(1))-methyltransferase CbiD — translation MTTPPPRSGYTLPVFACAAAIAALHHLYDSISRSQVTLDLVNPQQSVEILIEQVSRLGPDQALAITRSDPGDNLDLTRYTPIWALVEWAPSDQAESIVLIGGEGIGINQNQGDQAAIYSYAQQLLHRNLGQHLQPGDRIRVTLILPEGRALAKRTSNEAFGVVEGLSLLGTSGISQPLSAPQQLEQFRIELQQKAMDQNRLVFCVGENGLDIARTLGIPPEVQIKTANWLGPLLVEAGLQGVSSVLLLGYHGKLLKLAGGIFQTHHHLADARLEILTAHAANLGLPSPQIQSLFSSPTAEAALQFLMNLDHQTQSRWVEAVYGAITQGIDVRSQTYIHTHCDHTVQVGSALFNRSRQLFAVSAFGTSLLKRFVSNPQIDLNL, via the coding sequence ATGACAACTCCTCCCCCCCGTTCTGGCTATACTTTACCCGTCTTTGCTTGCGCTGCTGCGATCGCAGCTTTGCATCACCTCTACGACTCCATCTCGCGATCCCAGGTAACCCTGGACTTAGTCAATCCTCAGCAATCCGTAGAGATCCTCATTGAACAGGTCTCAAGATTAGGACCTGATCAAGCCCTAGCCATTACCCGTAGCGATCCCGGCGACAATTTAGATTTAACTCGATATACCCCGATTTGGGCCCTGGTGGAATGGGCTCCATCGGACCAAGCTGAATCGATTGTTCTCATCGGGGGAGAAGGCATTGGCATTAACCAAAACCAAGGCGATCAAGCGGCCATTTATAGCTATGCCCAACAGCTCCTGCACAGAAACTTAGGGCAACATCTGCAGCCGGGGGATCGAATTCGGGTCACCCTCATCCTGCCCGAGGGGCGGGCCTTAGCTAAACGCACCTCAAATGAAGCATTTGGGGTGGTTGAAGGATTGTCTCTTTTGGGAACGTCAGGTATCTCTCAGCCCTTGAGTGCCCCCCAGCAGCTGGAGCAATTTCGGATCGAGCTCCAACAGAAAGCGATGGATCAGAACCGTCTGGTGTTTTGTGTGGGTGAGAATGGCCTAGATATTGCCCGCACCTTAGGAATTCCTCCTGAAGTCCAGATCAAAACTGCTAACTGGTTGGGACCACTGTTAGTGGAAGCTGGGCTGCAAGGCGTCTCTTCTGTTCTATTACTGGGGTATCACGGCAAGCTGCTAAAGCTGGCGGGAGGGATTTTTCAGACTCACCACCATTTGGCCGATGCTCGCTTGGAGATTCTGACGGCCCATGCCGCCAATTTAGGACTCCCCTCTCCCCAAATTCAATCCTTATTTTCTAGCCCCACCGCCGAGGCAGCGCTGCAATTCTTAATGAACTTAGATCATCAAACCCAGAGTCGTTGGGTAGAGGCAGTCTATGGGGCGATTACGCAGGGAATCGATGTGCGATCGCAAACCTACATCCATACCCATTGTGATCACACCGTCCAGGTGGGTTCTGCACTCTTTAACCGTAGCCGCCAACTGTTTGCGGTCAGCGCTTTCGGTACCTCTTTACTGAAGCGTTTTGTCAGCAACCCCCAGATTGACTTAAACTTGTAA
- the guaA gene encoding glutamine-hydrolyzing GMP synthase, with protein MPSQTQQPLSAHPEDSTFAQTPVDRQMIVILDFGSQYSELIARRIRETQVYSEVLSYRTSIEQLQQLNPKGIILSGGPNSVYAQHAPACDPEIWNLGIPVLGVCYGMQLMVQQLGGQVEASDAAEYGKASLVIDDPTDLLTNVDDQTIMWMSHGDSVTALPDGFKVLAHTTNTPQAAVANHDRQLYGVQFHPEVVHSQGGQALICNFVYHICECEPTWTTEAFVEEAIREVRAKVGDKKVLLALSGGVDSSTLAFLLHKAIGDNLTCMFIDQGFMRKLEPERLVKLFRDQFHIPVEYVMARERFLERLNDITDPEVKRKRIGHEFIQVFEEESRRLGPFDYLAQGTLYPDVIESADTNVDPATGERVAVKIKSHHNVGGLPKDLRFKLVEPLRKLFKDEVRKVGRSLGLPEEIVNRHPFPGPGLAIRIIGEVTAERLNILRDADLIVRQEVNRSGNYSEFWQAFAVLLPVRSVGVMGDQRTYAYPVVLRFVSSEDGMTADWSRAPYELLETISNRIVNEVKGVNRVAYDITSKPPGTIEWE; from the coding sequence GTGCCTTCTCAGACCCAGCAACCTCTTTCTGCTCATCCCGAGGACTCCACCTTTGCCCAGACCCCCGTCGATCGGCAAATGATTGTCATTCTTGATTTTGGCTCCCAGTACTCTGAACTGATCGCTCGTCGCATTCGAGAGACTCAAGTCTACTCAGAAGTATTGTCTTATCGCACATCCATTGAGCAGTTGCAACAGCTTAATCCCAAGGGCATTATCCTGTCTGGTGGTCCTAATTCTGTCTATGCCCAGCATGCCCCTGCTTGTGATCCTGAGATTTGGAACCTGGGTATTCCCGTTTTAGGGGTTTGCTATGGCATGCAGCTGATGGTGCAACAGCTCGGGGGGCAGGTAGAAGCCTCCGATGCAGCCGAATATGGAAAAGCCTCCCTGGTTATTGATGACCCCACGGACTTGCTGACCAACGTCGACGATCAAACCATCATGTGGATGAGTCATGGAGATTCCGTGACTGCTCTACCGGACGGGTTTAAGGTTCTAGCTCACACCACCAACACCCCCCAAGCTGCCGTTGCTAATCATGACCGCCAGCTCTACGGTGTGCAGTTCCATCCAGAGGTGGTGCACTCTCAAGGGGGACAGGCCCTCATTTGTAACTTTGTCTATCACATTTGTGAATGTGAACCGACTTGGACCACAGAAGCCTTTGTAGAAGAAGCCATTCGCGAAGTTCGGGCCAAAGTTGGGGATAAGAAAGTATTACTTGCCCTCTCTGGTGGCGTTGACTCTTCAACCCTAGCCTTTCTCCTTCATAAGGCCATTGGCGATAATTTAACCTGCATGTTCATTGACCAAGGGTTTATGCGCAAGCTGGAACCTGAACGGCTAGTGAAGCTATTCCGAGATCAATTTCATATCCCTGTGGAATATGTGATGGCTCGCGAACGGTTTTTAGAACGGCTGAATGACATCACCGATCCTGAGGTAAAACGCAAACGGATTGGCCACGAATTCATCCAAGTCTTTGAAGAAGAATCAAGGCGTCTAGGACCCTTCGACTATCTGGCCCAGGGCACCCTCTATCCTGATGTGATTGAATCTGCAGATACCAATGTAGACCCAGCTACAGGCGAACGAGTGGCCGTCAAAATTAAGAGTCACCACAACGTCGGTGGGCTACCGAAAGATCTGCGATTTAAGTTGGTCGAGCCTCTGCGGAAGCTATTTAAAGACGAAGTTCGCAAGGTAGGCCGCTCCCTGGGGTTACCGGAAGAGATTGTCAATCGCCATCCGTTTCCTGGCCCCGGCTTAGCCATTCGAATTATTGGGGAAGTTACAGCAGAGCGTCTCAATATTCTGCGGGATGCTGATTTAATTGTGCGCCAAGAAGTCAATCGGTCTGGAAACTATAGTGAATTTTGGCAAGCCTTTGCGGTTTTATTGCCCGTCCGTAGCGTCGGGGTAATGGGGGATCAGCGCACCTATGCTTACCCAGTGGTGCTGCGGTTTGTCTCTAGTGAAGATGGCATGACCGCAGACTGGTCTCGTGCCCCCTACGAACTCCTAGAAACGATTTCCAACCGCATTGTCAATGAGGTGAAGGGTGTGAATCGAGTCGCCTACGATATCACCTCCAAACCCCCTGGCACCATCGAATGGGAATAG
- a CDS encoding ATP-binding protein encodes MPVSAPEIFEHTLPQHVYPQLGSSLVDMVRSIPGVAKLLTSIDVGVLVPETQRFTVLTSKSFSALVYEAGETQLKLTFEPLAITTFLQRLYQRCPVDTPLQQRITEVIERQSRKNNDAKLQGQFTLLSLAAMSPGPRSDAVPLSHEVTLHQPAIQERLCHQIISQLSQGVELSPLLAMVVRETRHLLQADRLLIYQLPPTDLSGTEPHQQVPAQSGSVIHEALASSELRSVLSDQEQLWGIASPESLLKYQQGYTLAIHDVLQNDSVSESLATVLDSIQVRALLVTPILVKSGLWGLCIAHQCLQPRQWHAQEQDLLKRIAAHISIAIHQAALHDQVQQHKKTLDEQVEHRTQELQAALLAAQSSNQAKTDFLATMNHELRTPLTCVIGMSATLLRWSLGPLTDKQRSCLQTIHDSGEHLLELINDILDFSHVQSGKATLNISDFSLTTLIQQLLQVMRDKADAHQVQLKANLKIPPERDRFIADLRRVQQILISLIDNAIKFTPMGGKVKLRVWVETNTVVFQVEDTGIGISPSQLPHLFEKFQQLDASYHRTYEGAGLGLALAQQCVTLHQGWIDVSSEEGQGSIFTVQLPNQSALFQQEASSQPLSAGRIVLIEGHEEDATLLCDMLTAANYQVIWMVEASAAIDQIRLLQPIAVIVDAQLPAQGCLSLIRRLRELPGTDKTKIIVLTQEGISKDHQRYLSLGADAYLLKSLQPEDLLRKVNVLLKSASVL; translated from the coding sequence TTGGTCTATGAAGCGGGGGAGACTCAACTCAAACTGACCTTTGAACCCCTAGCCATTACGACATTTCTGCAGCGCCTCTACCAGCGTTGTCCAGTAGATACCCCGCTCCAACAGCGTATTACTGAAGTGATAGAGCGTCAGTCTCGCAAAAATAATGATGCCAAACTTCAGGGACAATTTACGCTGCTTTCCCTCGCGGCGATGTCTCCAGGCCCTAGGTCCGATGCAGTTCCCTTATCCCATGAGGTTACCCTCCATCAACCCGCCATTCAGGAACGCCTCTGCCACCAAATCATCTCTCAACTGAGCCAAGGTGTAGAATTATCGCCTCTCTTGGCAATGGTGGTGAGAGAGACCCGTCATCTTCTCCAGGCAGATCGCCTCCTAATTTATCAACTGCCACCGACTGACCTCTCCGGTACCGAGCCTCATCAACAGGTTCCTGCTCAATCAGGCTCAGTTATCCATGAAGCCTTGGCCTCTTCTGAGCTACGCTCCGTGTTGTCTGATCAGGAACAGCTATGGGGTATTGCTTCCCCTGAGTCTTTGCTCAAATATCAGCAGGGTTATACCTTAGCGATACATGATGTTCTGCAAAATGATTCTGTCTCTGAGAGCTTAGCTACTGTTCTAGACTCTATTCAAGTCAGGGCATTGTTAGTTACCCCGATCTTGGTCAAATCTGGACTCTGGGGATTGTGCATTGCTCACCAATGCCTTCAGCCTCGGCAATGGCATGCTCAAGAACAAGATTTACTCAAGCGCATTGCTGCCCATATATCGATTGCCATCCATCAGGCTGCTTTGCATGATCAAGTTCAGCAACATAAGAAAACCTTAGACGAGCAGGTGGAACACCGCACCCAAGAACTCCAGGCCGCACTGCTCGCAGCCCAATCTTCCAATCAGGCCAAAACTGACTTCCTGGCGACCATGAACCATGAGTTACGCACGCCGCTAACCTGTGTAATTGGGATGTCAGCCACCCTGCTGCGCTGGTCTTTAGGGCCATTGACGGATAAACAACGGAGTTGCTTACAAACGATTCATGACAGCGGTGAACATCTGCTGGAGCTGATCAATGACATTCTTGACTTCTCCCATGTGCAATCAGGTAAAGCCACTCTCAACATCAGTGATTTTTCCCTCACCACCCTGATTCAACAGCTCTTGCAAGTCATGCGAGATAAGGCGGATGCCCATCAAGTGCAGCTCAAAGCTAATTTGAAGATTCCCCCAGAGCGGGATCGATTTATTGCTGACTTGCGTCGAGTCCAGCAGATCCTGATCAGTCTGATTGATAACGCCATTAAATTTACGCCGATGGGGGGGAAGGTGAAGTTGCGCGTATGGGTAGAAACCAATACCGTTGTGTTTCAGGTAGAAGACACGGGCATTGGTATTTCTCCCAGTCAGCTTCCTCATCTGTTTGAAAAGTTTCAGCAGTTAGATGCGTCCTATCATCGCACCTATGAAGGGGCTGGATTGGGACTGGCCTTAGCCCAGCAATGTGTGACCCTGCATCAAGGCTGGATTGATGTGAGTTCAGAGGAGGGGCAAGGGTCGATCTTTACGGTGCAGTTACCGAATCAATCGGCATTATTTCAGCAAGAAGCCTCTTCCCAACCCTTATCAGCAGGACGCATTGTGCTGATAGAAGGCCATGAAGAGGATGCGACGCTGCTGTGCGATATGTTGACGGCAGCGAACTATCAGGTGATTTGGATGGTTGAAGCCTCAGCTGCCATTGACCAAATCCGCTTGTTACAGCCGATTGCCGTCATTGTGGATGCCCAGTTGCCAGCTCAAGGCTGTCTGAGTTTAATTCGTCGCTTGAGGGAGCTGCCTGGCACGGATAAGACCAAAATCATCGTCCTGACCCAGGAAGGGATTTCCAAAGATCATCAGCGGTATTTGAGTCTGGGTGCAGATGCTTATTTACTTAAGTCTCTGCAACCAGAGGATCTATTGCGCAAAGTGAACGTTTTATTGAAGTCAGCATCCGTGCTTTAG